Proteins encoded by one window of Micromonospora coxensis:
- a CDS encoding PPOX class F420-dependent oxidoreductase, which yields MAILTDEDLALLSEPQLAHVATIEADGTPHVTPVWVDTDGEHIVFNTAKGRQKYVNIQRNPVVAVSVVDKADDFRTLWVKGTAEFVTDGADEHIDRMAKKYLGQDTYPFRQPGEERVIVRITPTGKLGRG from the coding sequence ATGGCGATCCTCACCGACGAAGACCTGGCCCTGCTCTCCGAGCCGCAGTTGGCCCACGTGGCGACCATCGAGGCCGACGGCACCCCGCACGTCACCCCGGTCTGGGTGGACACCGACGGGGAGCACATCGTGTTCAACACCGCCAAGGGGCGGCAGAAGTACGTCAACATCCAGCGCAACCCGGTGGTCGCGGTGTCCGTGGTGGACAAGGCGGACGACTTCCGGACCCTGTGGGTGAAGGGCACCGCCGAGTTCGTCACCGACGGTGCGGACGAGCACATCGACCGGATGGCGAAGAAGTACCTCGGGCAGGACACCTACCCGTTCCGGCAGCCCGGCGAGGAGCGGGTGATCGTCCGGATCACCCCGACCGGCAAGCTCGGCCGGGGCTGA
- the ku gene encoding non-homologous end joining protein Ku: MRAIWKGAVSFGLVSIGVKLYSATEEKDIRFHQVHREDGGRIRYKRTCQVCGQEVTYDDIAKGYDLGGGEMVILTDEDFADLPLTTSHAIDVLEFVPAEQVDPILYNKAYFLEPEGAATKPYVLLRDALADSERVAIVKVALRQREQLATLRVREGVLLLNTMLWPDEVRTPDFGFLDEDLKVRPPELAMASSLIDSMAGEFQPDAFTDDYRAALQEVIDAKVEGREVVQPEEEEAAPAAAVDLMAALKASVERARAARGEEPSGGAGEPTPISAARSAQKAAKKAAKAPAKKAPAKKTAKKAEPAKKTAAKKTAEKKAAKAPAKKAAEKKAAPRKTA, encoded by the coding sequence ATGCGCGCCATCTGGAAGGGGGCGGTGTCCTTCGGGCTGGTCTCCATCGGGGTGAAGCTCTACTCGGCCACCGAGGAGAAGGACATCCGTTTCCACCAGGTGCACCGGGAGGACGGCGGCCGGATCCGCTACAAGCGGACCTGCCAGGTCTGCGGCCAGGAGGTCACCTACGACGACATCGCCAAGGGGTACGACCTGGGCGGCGGCGAGATGGTGATCCTGACCGACGAGGACTTCGCCGACCTGCCGCTGACCACCTCGCACGCGATCGACGTGCTGGAGTTCGTCCCGGCGGAGCAGGTCGACCCGATCCTCTACAACAAGGCGTACTTCCTGGAGCCGGAGGGCGCGGCCACCAAGCCGTACGTGCTGCTGCGCGACGCGCTGGCCGACTCGGAGCGGGTGGCGATCGTCAAGGTGGCGCTGCGCCAGCGGGAGCAGTTGGCCACCCTACGGGTCCGCGAGGGCGTGCTGCTGCTCAACACGATGCTCTGGCCGGACGAGGTGCGTACCCCGGACTTCGGCTTCCTCGACGAGGACCTCAAGGTCCGCCCCCCGGAGCTGGCGATGGCCTCCTCCCTGATCGACTCGATGGCCGGCGAGTTCCAGCCGGACGCCTTCACCGACGACTACCGGGCGGCGTTGCAGGAGGTGATCGACGCCAAGGTCGAGGGGCGCGAGGTGGTGCAGCCGGAGGAGGAAGAGGCCGCTCCGGCCGCCGCGGTGGACCTGATGGCCGCGCTGAAGGCGTCGGTGGAGCGGGCCCGGGCCGCCCGGGGCGAGGAGCCGTCCGGCGGTGCGGGCGAGCCGACCCCGATCTCGGCGGCGCGCTCGGCGCAGAAGGCGGCGAAGAAGGCCGCGAAGGCGCCGGCGAAGAAGGCCCCGGCGAAGAAGACCGCGAAGAAGGCGGAGCCGGCGAAGAAGACGGCCGCCAAGAAGACGGCGGAGAAGAAGGCGGCCAAGGCCCCGGCGAAGAAGGCCGCCGAGAAGAAGGCCGCGCCGCGCAAGACCGCCTGA
- the ligD gene encoding non-homologous end-joining DNA ligase has protein sequence MPGAPLKPMLAMTGQLPVGDGWAYEFKWDGVRALADITGGRQHLYARSGVEITVAYPELITLAEQVDDALLDGEVVLFNATGQPSFTALAERMHVRDRAKAARLAAGVPVTYMIFDLLRLRGEDLTGWPYHRRRAALDGLGLGAARWAVPPSFADGAATYEAAGEHGLEGVMAKRVDSVYRPGVRSPDWVKVKLEVTGDFVVGGWRPGARKIGGLLVGVPGPDGRLTYRGRVGGGIGAAIERELLRELEPLRTGASPFAGDVPREDARGAIWVTPQVVVEVKYGQRTPDGRLRFPRVLRLRPDKPPEEVDDAG, from the coding sequence GTGCCCGGCGCGCCGCTGAAGCCGATGCTCGCGATGACCGGGCAGCTCCCGGTGGGTGACGGCTGGGCGTACGAGTTCAAGTGGGACGGGGTCCGGGCGCTCGCCGACATCACCGGCGGCCGGCAGCACCTGTACGCCCGCAGCGGCGTGGAGATCACCGTCGCGTACCCCGAGCTGATCACCCTGGCCGAGCAGGTCGACGACGCGCTGCTCGACGGCGAGGTGGTGCTCTTCAACGCCACCGGCCAGCCGTCGTTCACCGCCCTGGCGGAACGGATGCACGTGCGGGACCGGGCGAAGGCGGCCCGGCTGGCGGCCGGCGTGCCGGTCACGTACATGATCTTCGACCTGCTCCGGCTGCGCGGCGAGGACCTCACCGGGTGGCCGTACCACCGGCGGCGGGCCGCCCTCGACGGCCTGGGCCTGGGCGCGGCCCGGTGGGCGGTGCCGCCCTCCTTCGCCGACGGCGCGGCGACCTACGAGGCGGCCGGCGAACACGGCCTGGAGGGGGTGATGGCCAAGCGCGTCGACTCCGTCTACCGGCCCGGGGTGCGCTCGCCCGACTGGGTGAAGGTCAAGCTGGAGGTGACCGGCGACTTCGTGGTCGGCGGCTGGCGGCCCGGCGCCCGCAAGATCGGCGGGCTGCTGGTCGGGGTGCCCGGCCCGGACGGCCGGCTCACCTACCGGGGCCGGGTCGGCGGTGGCATCGGCGCGGCGATCGAACGGGAGCTGCTGCGGGAGCTGGAGCCGCTGCGCACCGGCGCGTCGCCGTTCGCCGGGGACGTGCCGCGCGAGGATGCCCGGGGCGCGATCTGGGTAACCCCTCAGGTCGTGGTGGAGGTCAAGTACGGCCAGCGCACCCCGGACGGGCGGCTGCGGTTCCCCCGGGTGCTGCGGCTACGGCCGGACAAGCCGCCGGAGGAGGTCGACGATGCCGGGTGA
- the ligD gene encoding non-homologous end-joining DNA ligase, which yields MPGERLRVEVEGRPLELSNLDKVLYPEAGFTKGEVIDYYTRIAPVLLPHLTDRALTRIRFPNGVTGGSFFEKNAPAATPGWVRTETLPAPGSSKGRETIDYVVADDLPTLVWLANLAALELHTPQWKVGEHPDMMVVDLDPGAPATLRQCCQVALLMRDRLADDGIESYPKTSGKKGMQLCCPIAGTQSSDDVSAYAKRIAQELEKAHPKLIVSKMAKNLRPGKVFIDWSQNNAAKTTVAPYSLRAQSVPSVSTPLTWAEVEAGAAGKRPSTKPYTATEVLRRVAKQGDLLAPLLDGGPELPA from the coding sequence ATGCCGGGTGAGCGGCTGCGCGTCGAGGTCGAGGGACGCCCGCTGGAGCTGTCCAACCTGGACAAGGTGCTCTACCCGGAGGCCGGGTTCACCAAGGGCGAGGTGATCGACTACTACACCCGGATCGCCCCGGTGCTGCTGCCGCACCTGACCGACCGGGCGCTGACCCGGATCCGCTTCCCCAACGGGGTCACCGGCGGATCGTTCTTCGAGAAGAACGCCCCGGCCGCCACCCCCGGGTGGGTACGCACCGAGACGCTGCCCGCCCCCGGCTCCAGCAAGGGCCGGGAGACCATCGACTACGTGGTCGCCGACGACCTGCCCACCCTGGTCTGGCTGGCCAACCTCGCCGCCCTGGAGCTGCACACGCCGCAGTGGAAGGTCGGCGAGCACCCGGACATGATGGTCGTCGACCTGGACCCGGGCGCCCCGGCCACGCTGCGGCAGTGCTGCCAGGTGGCGCTGCTGATGCGCGACCGGCTCGCGGACGACGGGATCGAGTCCTACCCGAAGACCTCCGGCAAGAAGGGCATGCAGCTCTGCTGCCCGATCGCCGGCACGCAGTCCTCCGACGACGTGTCCGCCTACGCCAAACGGATCGCGCAGGAGTTGGAGAAGGCGCACCCCAAGCTGATCGTGTCGAAGATGGCGAAGAACCTGCGGCCGGGGAAGGTCTTCATCGACTGGAGTCAGAACAACGCGGCGAAGACGACGGTCGCGCCGTACTCACTGCGCGCCCAGTCGGTGCCGTCGGTGTCGACCCCGCTGACCTGGGCCGAGGTCGAGGCCGGGGCGGCGGGCAAGCGCCCGTCGACCAAGCCGTACACCGCGACCGAGGTGCTCAGGCGGGTGGCGAAGCAGGGGGACCTGCTGGCCCCCCTGCTCGACGGCGGCCCGGAGCTGCCCGCCTGA
- a CDS encoding TIGR03089 family protein, translated as MNVTGAPVSTVAGDRPAGTDLPLLTYLDDATGDRVDLTAGQLGGWAARCAGLLRDGCGLAPGSRVAVLLPPHWRTAAVLLGAWSVGMAVSFRPRATAGLPVLEPGGDRPYDAVFVTPQRRDDWLEDVPEGVHRYLVGTEPGPLSDVPVGWLDWSTEVLRHTDTPPDHAAVRPGQPATPDGTSYDEWGRLARSVADQFDLRAGDRLLVDADRHEQPVQWLLAPLAVGASVVVCANLDRSRLDERIAVDRITRVR; from the coding sequence ATGAACGTGACCGGGGCGCCGGTGTCGACGGTGGCCGGGGATCGGCCCGCCGGGACGGACCTGCCGCTGCTCACCTACCTCGACGACGCGACCGGGGACCGGGTCGACCTGACCGCCGGCCAACTCGGCGGGTGGGCGGCCCGCTGCGCCGGCCTGCTGCGCGACGGCTGCGGACTGGCCCCCGGCAGCCGCGTCGCGGTGCTGCTGCCGCCGCACTGGCGTACCGCTGCGGTGCTGCTCGGCGCCTGGTCGGTCGGGATGGCGGTGTCGTTCCGGCCCCGCGCCACGGCCGGGCTGCCGGTGCTCGAACCGGGCGGCGACCGGCCGTACGACGCGGTGTTCGTGACCCCGCAGCGGCGCGACGACTGGCTGGAGGACGTACCCGAGGGCGTGCACCGCTACCTCGTCGGCACCGAACCCGGTCCGCTGAGCGACGTGCCGGTCGGCTGGCTCGACTGGTCCACCGAGGTGCTCCGGCACACCGACACCCCACCCGACCACGCCGCCGTCCGTCCCGGGCAGCCGGCCACCCCCGACGGCACCAGCTACGACGAGTGGGGCCGGCTCGCCCGCTCCGTCGCCGACCAGTTCGACCTGCGCGCCGGCGACCGGCTGCTGGTCGACGCGGACCGACACGAGCAGCCGGTGCAGTGGCTGCTCGCGCCGCTGGCCGTCGGGGCGTCGGTGGTCGTCTGCGCCAACCTCGACCGGTCACGCCTCGACGAGCGCATCGCCGTCGACCGGATCACCCGGGTCCGCTGA
- a CDS encoding dihydrofolate reductase family protein yields the protein MSGVFTEASMSLDGYIAGPGESGFDLLFRWYGNGDVVRPTAQPDRTFRTSAASARHLRTLDDTGALVVGRRLFDLTDGWGGMHPIGRPVVVVTHHVPDGWPRQGRWFTFVTDGVESAVAQARELAGDRWVGVNGGSISRQCLDLGLLDEIRVNLVPVLLGGGVPFFDRLAKAPVELTGPTVIEGDEVTHLYYRVRQP from the coding sequence ATGTCCGGTGTCTTCACCGAGGCGAGCATGTCCCTGGACGGCTACATCGCCGGCCCCGGGGAGAGCGGCTTCGACCTGCTCTTCCGGTGGTACGGCAACGGCGACGTCGTCAGACCCACCGCCCAGCCGGACCGGACCTTCCGCACCTCGGCGGCGAGCGCCCGGCACCTGCGCACCCTCGACGACACCGGGGCGCTGGTCGTCGGCCGGCGGCTCTTCGACCTGACCGACGGGTGGGGTGGCATGCACCCGATCGGTCGGCCGGTCGTGGTCGTCACCCATCACGTGCCGGACGGGTGGCCGCGGCAGGGCAGGTGGTTCACCTTCGTCACCGACGGGGTCGAGAGCGCCGTCGCGCAGGCCCGGGAGCTGGCCGGTGACCGGTGGGTGGGGGTCAACGGCGGCAGCATCTCCCGGCAGTGCCTCGACCTCGGGCTGCTGGACGAGATCCGGGTCAACCTGGTGCCGGTGCTGCTCGGCGGCGGGGTTCCGTTCTTCGACCGGCTCGCGAAGGCGCCGGTCGAGCTGACCGGGCCGACGGTGATCGAGGGGGACGAGGTCACCCACCTCTACTACCGGGTCCGCCAGCCGTAG
- a CDS encoding zinc metalloprotease, whose product MHRKSAFRLAVLTATAATFLTSGGAYGAVAAPAPAPASPAVEACETDEHGHSVARVAEGATAKEPELYSKNEANAYGVIKDSPRLANGSVTVPTVFHMISDHPLSAAETTRFNTMIAAQMEVLNDSFAGRTAADAADTPFRFDLVDTTWTVNSDWYTVVPGKNERDMKKALYTGDSTTLNVYAANIGGGLLGWAYFPKGYNNGRDYIDGVVLLDESMPGGTAGKYALGDTLTHEVGHWLMLEHTFAHGCSASGDFVADTPREAAPQFNCPVGADSCTAPGLDPIHNFMDYTQDSCMNMFTDGQADRMSDAWVAFRAGGNG is encoded by the coding sequence ATGCACAGAAAATCGGCCTTCCGACTGGCAGTCCTCACCGCCACCGCTGCCACGTTCCTGACGTCCGGCGGCGCGTACGGCGCGGTGGCCGCCCCCGCGCCCGCCCCCGCCTCCCCGGCCGTCGAGGCGTGCGAGACGGATGAGCACGGGCACAGCGTCGCCCGGGTCGCCGAGGGCGCCACCGCCAAGGAGCCGGAGCTCTACTCCAAGAACGAGGCCAACGCCTACGGCGTGATCAAGGACTCCCCGCGCCTGGCCAACGGCAGCGTCACCGTGCCGACGGTCTTCCACATGATCTCGGACCACCCGCTCAGCGCCGCCGAGACCACCCGGTTCAACACCATGATCGCCGCGCAGATGGAGGTCCTCAACGACTCCTTCGCCGGCCGCACCGCGGCCGACGCCGCCGACACGCCGTTCCGGTTCGACCTCGTCGACACCACGTGGACGGTGAACAGCGACTGGTACACCGTCGTCCCGGGCAAGAACGAGCGGGACATGAAGAAGGCGCTGTACACCGGCGACTCCACCACCCTGAACGTGTACGCGGCCAACATCGGCGGCGGGCTCCTCGGCTGGGCGTACTTCCCGAAGGGCTACAACAACGGCCGCGACTACATCGACGGCGTGGTGCTGCTCGACGAGTCGATGCCGGGCGGCACCGCCGGCAAGTACGCCCTCGGTGACACCCTGACGCACGAGGTCGGGCACTGGCTGATGCTGGAGCACACCTTCGCGCACGGCTGCTCCGCCTCCGGCGACTTCGTCGCGGACACCCCGCGCGAGGCCGCGCCGCAGTTCAACTGCCCGGTCGGCGCGGACAGCTGCACCGCGCCCGGCCTGGACCCGATCCACAACTTCATGGACTACACGCAGGACTCCTGCATGAACATGTTCACCGACGGTCAGGCGGACCGGATGAGCGACGCGTGGGTCGCCTTCCGGGCCGGCGGCAACGGCTGA
- a CDS encoding VOC family protein has product MERVTGIGGVFFRAADPDRINQWYATHLGVDLAPTSYDVSSWWQQPGPTVVAAMPADSEHFGGAEHSWSLNFRVADLDAMVAQLRGAGIDVEVDPEEYPNGRFATLRDPEGNVIQLWEPDGADSRGPA; this is encoded by the coding sequence ATGGAACGCGTGACCGGCATCGGCGGGGTCTTCTTCCGCGCCGCGGACCCCGACCGGATCAACCAGTGGTACGCCACGCACCTCGGCGTCGATCTGGCACCGACGTCGTACGACGTGTCCTCCTGGTGGCAGCAACCCGGGCCGACCGTGGTGGCCGCGATGCCGGCCGACTCCGAGCACTTCGGCGGCGCCGAACACTCCTGGTCACTCAACTTCCGGGTCGCCGACCTCGATGCGATGGTCGCCCAGCTGCGCGGTGCCGGTATCGACGTCGAGGTCGACCCCGAGGAGTACCCGAACGGCAGATTCGCCACCCTGCGCGATCCGGAGGGCAACGTGATCCAGCTCTGGGAGCCGGACGGCGCCGACAGCCGTGGACCGGCTTGA
- a CDS encoding carboxymuconolactone decarboxylase family protein: MSDETWAQVRKHYDDDQIAALVCLVGLINAANRLAVILHQKGGSYEPGMFAAAFD; this comes from the coding sequence GTGTCCGACGAGACCTGGGCGCAGGTGCGCAAGCACTACGACGACGACCAGATCGCCGCCCTGGTCTGTCTGGTCGGCCTGATCAACGCGGCCAACCGGCTCGCCGTGATCCTGCACCAGAAGGGCGGCTCGTACGAGCCGGGCATGTTCGCCGCCGCGTTCGACTGA
- a CDS encoding DNA repair helicase XPB, protein MSGGPLIVQSDKTLLLEIDHPDAQACRMAIAPFAELERSPEHVHTYRLTPLGLWNARAAGHDAEGVVDSLIKYSRYPVPHALLVDVAETMDRYGRLQLANDPAHGLVLRGLDRMVLIEVAKSKKLAGMLGNKIDDDTIQVHPSERGRLKQALLKLGWPAEDLAGYVDGEAHPIELAEGGKDGGRPWTLRSYQREAVEAFWAGGSGVVVLPCGAGKTLVGAAAMAEAKATTLILVTNTVAGRQWKRELIARTSLTEDEIGEYSGERKEIRPVTIATYQVLTSRRGGAFTHLDLFGARDWGLVVYDEVHLLPAPIFRFTADLQARRRLGLTATLVREDGREGDVFSLIGPKRYDAPWKDIEQQGWIAPAECTEVRVTLTDAERMSYATAESEERYRMAATARTKLPVVRALVERHPQEQVLVIGGFLDQLHQLGEYLDAPIVQGSTTNKERERLFDAFRSGELRTLVISKVGNFSIDLPEAAVAIQVSGTFGSRQEEAQRLGRVLRPKADGRQAHFYTVVSRDTIDTEYAAHRQRFLAEQGYAYTIVDADDVLGPSLPSFD, encoded by the coding sequence GTGAGCGGTGGACCACTGATCGTGCAGTCGGACAAGACCCTGCTGCTGGAGATCGACCACCCCGACGCGCAGGCCTGCCGGATGGCGATCGCGCCCTTCGCCGAGCTGGAGCGCTCGCCCGAGCACGTGCACACCTACCGGCTCACCCCGCTCGGGCTGTGGAACGCCCGCGCGGCCGGCCACGACGCCGAGGGCGTGGTGGACTCGCTGATCAAGTACAGCCGCTATCCGGTGCCGCACGCCCTGCTGGTCGACGTGGCCGAGACGATGGACCGGTACGGCCGGCTCCAGCTCGCCAACGATCCCGCGCACGGTCTGGTGCTGCGCGGGCTGGACCGGATGGTGCTGATCGAGGTCGCCAAGAGCAAGAAGCTCGCCGGGATGCTCGGCAACAAGATCGACGACGACACCATCCAGGTGCACCCCTCGGAGCGGGGCCGGCTCAAGCAGGCGCTGCTCAAGCTCGGCTGGCCGGCCGAGGACCTGGCCGGGTACGTCGACGGCGAGGCGCACCCGATCGAACTGGCCGAGGGCGGCAAGGACGGCGGCAGGCCGTGGACGCTGCGGTCGTACCAGCGGGAGGCCGTGGAGGCGTTCTGGGCCGGCGGGTCGGGCGTGGTGGTGCTCCCCTGCGGCGCCGGCAAGACGCTGGTCGGCGCTGCGGCGATGGCCGAGGCGAAGGCGACCACGCTGATCCTGGTCACCAACACGGTCGCCGGCCGGCAGTGGAAGCGCGAGCTGATCGCCCGCACCTCGCTGACCGAGGACGAGATCGGCGAGTATTCCGGGGAGCGCAAGGAGATCCGACCGGTCACCATCGCCACGTACCAGGTGCTCACCTCGCGGCGCGGCGGCGCGTTCACCCACCTGGACCTGTTCGGGGCCCGCGACTGGGGCCTCGTCGTCTACGACGAGGTCCACCTGCTGCCCGCGCCGATCTTCCGGTTCACCGCGGACCTCCAGGCCCGCCGCCGGCTCGGCCTCACCGCCACCCTGGTCCGCGAGGACGGCCGGGAGGGCGACGTGTTCAGCCTGATCGGCCCCAAGCGGTACGACGCGCCGTGGAAGGACATCGAGCAGCAGGGCTGGATCGCCCCGGCCGAGTGCACCGAGGTACGGGTCACCCTGACCGACGCCGAGCGGATGTCCTACGCGACGGCGGAGTCCGAGGAGCGCTACCGGATGGCGGCGACGGCGCGGACCAAGCTGCCGGTGGTGCGGGCCCTGGTGGAGCGGCACCCGCAGGAGCAGGTGCTGGTGATCGGCGGCTTCCTCGACCAGTTGCACCAGCTCGGTGAGTACCTGGACGCGCCGATCGTGCAGGGCTCGACCACCAACAAGGAGCGCGAGCGGCTGTTCGACGCGTTCCGCTCCGGCGAACTGCGCACCCTCGTCATCTCCAAGGTCGGGAACTTCTCGATCGACCTGCCGGAGGCGGCGGTGGCGATCCAGGTGTCCGGGACGTTCGGGTCGCGCCAGGAGGAGGCGCAGCGGCTCGGGCGGGTGCTGCGGCCGAAGGCCGACGGGCGGCAGGCGCACTTCTACACCGTCGTCTCCCGGGACACCATCGACACGGAGTACGCGGCCCACCGGCAGCGCTTCCTGGCCGAGCAGGGGTACGCGTACACGATCGTGGACGCCGACGACGTCCTGGGACCGTCCCTGCCGTCGTTCGACTGA
- a CDS encoding L,D-transpeptidase family protein: MRHTGITIRIAALAVVTLVGAGGCALDPQADPGGTGGGLAPVGKAEQVTGASGVSPADQRTRPTPSVAPPAEPAAPRKATAASATRTRTPPTPTQKRRAPAAPQPVTKTRCDQGEYQREVEGYLARLGGFGTVTVDGRQTDADCAAIKKFQLRYDIRPAAGRAGPLTYDVAKRLATTDTSRCDTGTGITFCVDLTRQTTWVMKGSTVVARPTVTRTGMAGFATPAGTYKINFRNIKEWSDPYDVWLPYWQRFNGGIGFHETTTYLHNGAIGSHGCVNLLHADAVRWWELGAVGSRVVLVGRRPGT; this comes from the coding sequence ATGAGACACACGGGTATCACCATCCGGATCGCCGCCCTGGCCGTGGTCACGCTGGTCGGTGCGGGTGGATGCGCGCTCGATCCGCAGGCCGACCCGGGTGGCACTGGAGGAGGGCTCGCCCCGGTCGGCAAGGCGGAGCAGGTAACGGGGGCGAGTGGCGTCTCCCCGGCCGACCAGCGGACCCGTCCGACACCGTCGGTCGCCCCGCCGGCCGAGCCGGCCGCGCCGCGCAAGGCGACCGCGGCGTCGGCGACGCGTACCAGGACCCCGCCGACGCCCACCCAGAAGCGGCGGGCCCCGGCCGCCCCCCAGCCGGTCACCAAGACCCGCTGTGACCAGGGCGAGTACCAGCGCGAGGTCGAGGGGTACCTCGCCCGCCTCGGTGGCTTCGGCACGGTCACCGTGGACGGCCGGCAGACCGATGCCGACTGCGCCGCGATCAAGAAGTTCCAGCTGCGGTACGACATCCGCCCCGCCGCCGGCCGCGCCGGACCGCTGACGTACGACGTGGCGAAGCGGCTCGCCACCACCGACACCAGCCGGTGCGACACCGGTACGGGCATCACCTTCTGCGTGGACCTGACCCGGCAGACGACCTGGGTGATGAAGGGCAGCACGGTGGTGGCCCGCCCGACGGTGACGCGTACCGGGATGGCGGGCTTCGCCACCCCCGCCGGGACGTACAAGATCAATTTCCGGAACATCAAGGAGTGGTCGGACCCGTACGACGTCTGGCTGCCGTACTGGCAGCGCTTCAACGGCGGGATCGGCTTCCACGAGACCACCACCTACCTGCACAACGGCGCGATCGGCTCGCACGGCTGCGTCAACCTGCTGCACGCCGACGCGGTGCGCTGGTGGGAACTCGGCGCGGTCGGCTCGCGGGTGGTGCTCGTCGGCCGCCGCCCCGGCACCTGA